In Mercurialis annua linkage group LG5, ddMerAnnu1.2, whole genome shotgun sequence, a single genomic region encodes these proteins:
- the LOC126680358 gene encoding ATP-dependent DNA helicase homolog RECG, chloroplastic → MALTLSDCASGKQLGYVIIFNSGGGHQVASDRRMRFTHFLLNISKTHIRSKHKFAKKLVKQIDVDDIQSNFAGSKLFTQASALMGYDGFDDLIENGTVEKLCGLEDAIDDIDLNLVCKRFPSIVLGSSPPVKLYDETAEKSEMKSLLAAETYRGIVSDALGMKWVDPDEFYEELSYEDVPPSSKSSIAKQEKDESPCVITEPREQKVYLSKESKEENVNILPLHPEDLPSEAEDNLDHKISMKVSSTKVVPESILSGALLDTPISCIPGLSKRQCNQLENCGFHTFRKLLNHFPRTYADLQNAQVGVNDGQYLISVGRILSSRGIKANSYLSFLEVVVGCEVADDSQQKDIDNERRKTIYLHLKNFFRGARFTYQPFLKCLENKHKLGDVVCVSGKVKTMSTKDHYEVREYNIDVLKDDDDSSLHPEGRPYPIYPSKGGSNPNFLRDIIARAVQALGPGIDPIPKEITLEFGLLNLHDAYNGIHQPKNAEEADLARRRLIFDEFFYLQLARLFQMLEGLGTRMEKDTLLDKYRKPESNALLMEDWSSLTKKLLKALPFSLTSSQLSAISEIIWDLKRPVPMNRLLQGDVGCGKTVVAFLACMEVIGSGYQAAFMVPTELLAVQHYEHLLNLLEKVDEEKFKPAIALLTGSTSLKQARMIRKDLQSGDISMVIGTHSLISENVEFSALRIAVVDEQHRFGVIQRGRFNSKLFKTSLSSIMEATNVNGSSKGDVYMAPHFLAMSATPIPRTLALALYGDMSLTQITELPPGRIPVETLVVEGNFQGFEEIYKIILEELKSEGKVYLVYPVIEQSEQLPQLHAASADFEVISGRFPGYKCGLLHGKMKSDEKDDALRRFRSGETQILLSTQVIEVGVDVPDASMMVVMNAERFGIAQLHQLRGRVGRGARKSKCILMASTSSSLNRLKVLQKSSDGFYLANADLLLRGPGDLLGKKQSGHLPEFPIARLEIDGNILQEAHDAALKILSDCHDLERFPKLKTELSMRQPLCLLGD, encoded by the exons ATGGCACTCACACTTTCAGAT TGTGCTAGTGGGAAGCAATTGGGGTATGTAATTATCTTCAACTCTGGAGGGGGACATCAGGTTGCTTCTGATAGAAGAATGAG GTTCACCCATTTTCTTTTGAACATATCGAAAACGCATATAAGATCCAAGCACAAGTTTGCAAAAAAACTGGTAAAACAAATAGATGTGGATGACATTCAAAGTAATTTTGCGGGGTCAAAGTTGTTTACTCAG GCATCAGCGCTGATGGGTTATGATGGTTTTGATGACTTAATTGAGAATGGAACAGTTGAAAAGCTATGTGGTCTCGAAGATGCTATTGATGACATTGATCTCAACTTGGTGTGTAAAAGGTTTCCTTCAATTGTTTTGGGTAGTTCTCCTCCTGTGAAACTATATGATGAGACTGCAGAGAAATCTGAAATGAAGAGCCTTCTAGCAGCTGAAACTTATAGAGGAATTGTCTCAGATGCTCTGGGTATGAAATGGGTTGATCCTGATGAGTTTTATGAAGAGTTGTCTTATGAGGACGTCCCTCCAAGTTCAAAATCTTCCATAGCTAAACAAGAAAAAGATGAGAGTCCATGTGTAATTACTGAGCCAAGAGAACAAAAAGTCTATTTGtcaaaagaatcaaaagagGAAAATGTCAATATTTTACCATTACATCCTGAGGATTTGCCTTCAGAAGCAGAAGATAATTTAGATCATAAAATTAGCATGAAGGTTTCTTCTACGAAAGTTGTGCCCGAATCAATATTAAGTGGCGCGCTTCTTGATACACCTATTAGTTGCATTCCTGGGTTAAGTAAGAGACAATGCAACCAGCTGGAGAACTGTGGATTTCACACG TTTCGGAAATTGCTGAACCATTTTCCTCGAACATATGCTGATTTGCAAAATGCACAAGTTGGAGTTAATGATGGACAGTATTTGATTTCTGTTGGGAGAATTTTATCTTCCAG GGGAATTAAAGCCAATTCTTATTTATCATTTCTTGAGGTAGTTGTGGGTTGTGAGGTTGCAGATGATTCTCAGCAAAAGGACATTGATAATGAAAGAAGAAAAACCATTTATTTGcatttgaagaatttttttcGAGGTGCTCGTTTCACTTATCAACCTTTTTTGAAGTGTCTTGAAAACAAGCATAAGCTGGGAGATGTTGTTTGCGTTAGCGGCAAG GTTAAGACTATGAGCACCAAAGATCACTATGAAGTGAGAGAATATAATATTGATGTGCTGAAGGATGATGATGACTCGTCTCTTCATCCAGAAGGGAGGCCATATCCTATATACCCTTCAAAGGGAGGCTCAAATCCTAACTTTCTTCGGGACATTATTGCGAG AGCTGTACAAGCCTTGGGTCCGGGTATTGATCCTATTCCAAAAGAAATCACTCTGGAGTTTGGACTTTTAAATCTTCATGAT GCATATAATGGGATTCACCAACCGAAGAATGCGGAGGAGGCTGATTTGGCTCGTAGAAGACTTATATTTGACGAGTTCTTTTATCTGCAG TTAGCACGCTTATTCCAAATGCTTGAGGGTCTGGGAACTAGAATGGAGAAAGATACATTACTGGACAAGTATAGAAAACCTGAATCAAATGCTCTTTTAATGGAGGACTGGTCCAGTCTTACCAAGAAACTTTTGAAGGCCCTTCCATTTTCGCTTACTTCTAGCCAGCTAAGTGCTATTTCAGAGATCATATGGGATCTAAAGCGACCTGTGCCTATGAATCGACTTTTGCAG GGTGATGTTGGATGTGGAAAAACGGTGGTCGCTTTTTTGGCGTGTATGGAAGTTATTGGCTCTGGTTATCAG GCAGCTTTCATGGTTCCTACTGAGTTGCTTGCTGTCCAGCATTATGAGCActtgcttaatttgctagagAAGGTGGATGAGGAAAAATTCAAGCCTGCTATTGCTCTCCTAACAGGTTCAACATCATTGAAACAAGCGCGGATGATCCGTAAG GATCTCCAAAGTGGAGACATCTCCATGGTCATTGGAACACACAGTTTAATCTCTGAGAATGTAGAATTCTCTGCTTTGCGTATAGCTGTGGTGGATGAGCAACATCGCTTTGGTGTGATCCAGAGAGGAAGATTTAATAGTAAG TTATTTAAAACTTCTTTAAGTTCAATAATGGAAGCAACAAATGTCAACGGGTCCTCAAAAGGTGATGTCTATATGGCCCCGCATTTTCTTGCTATGTCAGCCACTCCCATCCCGAGGACACTTGCTTTGGCATTGTACGGAGACATGTCTTTAACTCAA ATTACTGAATTGCCTCCAGGAAGAATTCCAGTTGAAACACTAGTAGTTGAAGGAAATTTCCAGGGCTTTGAGGAAATCTACAAG ATAATACTTGAGGAATTAAAATCAGAAGGAAAAGTGTATCTTGTGTACCCGGTCATTGAACAGTCTGAGCAGCTGCCTCAGCTTCATGCTGCTTCTGCTGACTTTGAAGTTATATCAGGCAGGTTTCCAGGTTACAAGTGTGGACTGTTGCATGGTAAAATGAAGAGTGATGAAAAAGATGATGCACTGAGACGATTTAGATCCGGAGAAACGCAGATTCTTCTTTCCACTCAAGTGATCGAGGTTGGTGTCGATGTTCCAGATGCATCCATGATGGTTGTCATGAATGCTGAGAGATTTGGAATTGCTCAACTACACCAACTCAGGGGACGAGTTGGACGTGGAGCAAGGAAGTCCAAATGTATATTGATGGCATCCACAAGCAGTAGCCTTAACCGTCTAAAGGTCCTGCAGAAGTCATCCGATGGTTTTTACTTGGCAAATGCTGATCTTCTTCTACGTGGACCTGGTGATTTGCTTGGCAAAAAGCAGTCAGGACACCTGCCTGAGTTTCCTATTGCGAGACTGGAAATAGACGGGAATATTCTGCAAGAAGCACATGATGCTGCACTG aaaattttaagtgattgtCATGATTTGGAGCGATTTCCGAAACTCAAGACGGAGCTTAGCATGCGACAGCCACTTTGTCTTCTAGGTGATTGA